The Haloterrigena turkmenica DSM 5511 genome includes the window CCGCGAGGAGCTCGTGCCGCTGATCGACGCGATCGACGAGAGCGATGCGGAGTTGACCACGGACGCCTTCGCTGGCGAGTTCGACGACGACGATCAGGAGACGCTGGCGCGGGACGTCCTCGACTCGCTCGGCTATAACTGGGATCGCGGCCGCCTCGATACGGCACCGCACCCGTTCTCCTCGGGGACGCAGTTCGACGCCCGCGTGACGACCCGCTTCGAACCCGACGACTTGCTGGGCTCGATCACGTCGGTCATCCACGAGTTCGGCCACGCCAACTACACGCTCGGCCTCCCAGACGAGGGGTACGGCACGCCGCTGGGCGAGGCGCGGGATCTCTCTGTCCACGAGTCCCAGTCGCGGCTCTGGGAGAACCACGTCGGCCGCTCGCGACCCTTCTGGGAGCAGTTCCTCCCGACCGCCCGCGAGCGATTCCCCGAACTCGAGGACGTCTCGTCCGAGGCGGCCTACGAGTCGGCCAATCAGGTCCACGACGACAACCTCATCCGGGTCGAAGCGGACGAACTCACCTACCACCTCCACATCGTGATCCGGTTCGAGATCGAACGCGATCTGATCCGCGGGGACCTCGCGGTCGAAGAGGTCCCCGAAACGTGGAACGACAAGTACGAGGAGTATCTGGGCGTTCGGCCCGAGACCGACGCCGAGGGCTGCCTGCAGGACATCCACTGGTCCCACGGCTCCTTCGGCTACTTCCCGACGTACTCGCTGGGCTCCGTGCTCGCGGCGCAGCTGTACGCCGCCGCCGAAGACGAACTCGGCCAGTTCGACGACCAGATTCGCGAGGGCGAGTTCGACGAACTCAACGGCTGGCTCCGCGAGAACGTCCACCGACACGGCAAGCGCTACACCACGCCCGAACTGATCGAACGCGCGACCGGCCAGGAGCTGACTGCCGACCCCTTCCTCGAGTACGTCACGTCGAAATACGGCGAACTGTACGCCCTCGAGGACTACTGACGCGGCGGCGTTCGACTCTGATCCGGTTTGAGTTTGTGATAGTCCTCGAGCCCGTGTGGTTCCCCTATTGCCGTACGGGATCATTTGTGTCCTCCCGAACTATTGTCATAGTTTCAATACCTCTATCTCACTCCCAAACCGTACAGGCATAATGTACTCGACAGTCACTCGCGATGGGATAGATGGGAGAACGCACACCATGGACATGCCAGAATTCCATGCGCTGCTTTCCTCAGTGCATAGTATGGCTACCTCATAGCTTCGATTCGGGTTCTCTATCACCACGAACCCCGACGCTACTGAGAGGTTCCAATCGCTGACCAATGGAGGCAGGAAACGCCAAGCCCTCTCCACGGAAGGCGGACGCAGAGACTGCCGTTGAAAGCGGTCAGCGAGACACGTCCAGAACGTGCCACTTGGAAAACCCTCGCACTCCTGAAAGGGTTGGGG containing:
- a CDS encoding carboxypeptidase M32; its protein translation is MATDQAQHEAADDSYAALEERVRRITNVSNASGILQWDQEVVMPDEGTPARAQQLSALSSIGHELLTADETGALLEELEDGETTPSSREDGETASSDLGEEQAAVVREVRRKYDRETSVPQDLVEEISETTTNAHPAWKQAKENDDFEEFAPVLEKLVELKREYAEHIDPDADPYEVLFSDYEPYIDLETAERVLERLREELVPLIDAIDESDAELTTDAFAGEFDDDDQETLARDVLDSLGYNWDRGRLDTAPHPFSSGTQFDARVTTRFEPDDLLGSITSVIHEFGHANYTLGLPDEGYGTPLGEARDLSVHESQSRLWENHVGRSRPFWEQFLPTARERFPELEDVSSEAAYESANQVHDDNLIRVEADELTYHLHIVIRFEIERDLIRGDLAVEEVPETWNDKYEEYLGVRPETDAEGCLQDIHWSHGSFGYFPTYSLGSVLAAQLYAAAEDELGQFDDQIREGEFDELNGWLRENVHRHGKRYTTPELIERATGQELTADPFLEYVTSKYGELYALEDY